One genomic region from Labeo rohita strain BAU-BD-2019 chromosome 7, IGBB_LRoh.1.0, whole genome shotgun sequence encodes:
- the LOC127167585 gene encoding uncharacterized protein LOC127167585, with amino-acid sequence MENYSGEAFVHHRDQVTNLIDTFSELYLDSEEEREGRDVSTEQIGELSPKNDDLPLPPPPLEFYEDELQHNNSGNEQRISSIEHRVSELVPNETLNVQLKACEDRLNYRLQRELDRLKQQCYTRVDELSQSMVDCLKSRDRQLDQQFKAIKPITSTPVCSSIATSQKLSQTPSKSASLTQDITEKVTYLSSPNPYPTVKMDLPTFSNLDSEDPIDFIDRFEEYNELRPLHHEELLAALSVSLKDTAKSWWRAERQNIRDWPSFKEKFLFSFLNEDHKEVAAQKLANCRQRVNENIRDFAFNYRAMTLKINPEMPENELVQATLRNCNPRLASLLRGTVKTVNDLVRLGTQIEKDWTESKRRWNQEKVWQRLRQKDEQLTKSAQMFMLANGQSQKTQGKVCWQCEIYGVKQEITFYVMEDENLAVPVILGVDFLKKAGVVIDFNASRVYLPDVNSSHPMCFNDVHEPASIQFYVAQGEGAMHNEEELKLIDQAVESSNASAQVKSQLKALMYNWPSVCTLKLGRTNCIRHEIKTTDELPLRKKPYRVSRAKNDFIEEQVKELLQQKIIRPSTSPWASPVVVVDKKDGGSRLCVDYRGLNAKTHLDPYPMPQITDILDSLQSAKVFSTLDLKCGYWQVEMNPASVEKTLSLQLQEYMNSCVSRLASKTQQHLSKG; translated from the exons ATGGAAAATTATTCAGGTGAAGCATTCGTTCACCACAGAGACCAAGTTACAAATCTTATAGATACCTTTAGTGAGTTATACTTGGATTCAGAGGAAGAAAGAGAAGGTAGAGATGTGTCTACAGAGCAGATAGGTGAGTTGTCGCCTAAAAATGATGATTTGCCTTTACCTCCTCCACCACTTGAGTTCTATGAGGATGAATTGCAGCATAACAATTCAGGAAATGAACAACGGATAAGTAGTATTGAGCATAGAGTCAGTGAACTAGTTCCCAATGAAACATTGAACGTGCAGTTAAAAGCATGTGAAGACAGGCTTAACTATCGGTTACAGAGAGAGCTGGATCGTCTTAAACAGCAGTGTTATACCCGAGTTGATGAATTGAGCCAGAGCATGGTGGATTGTTTAAAGAGTCGAGATCGACAACTAGATCAACAATTCAAAGCCATTAAACCCATCACATCTACTCCTGTCTGTTCTAGTATCGCTACCTCTCAGAAGTTGTCTCAAACCCCATCCAAGAGTGCTTCGCTTACTCAAGACATCACAGAGAAAGTAACGTATCTTTCATCTCCAAATCCATATCCAACAGTTAAGATGGATTTGCCCACATTCAGTAATTTAGATTCAGAAGACCCCATTGATTTCATTGATCGGTTTGAAGAGTACAATGAGTTGAGACCTCTGCATCATGAAGAGTTGTTAGCAGCGCTATCTGTGAGTCTTAAGGATACTGCTAAAAGTTGGTGGAGAGCAGAGAGGCAAAATATTAGAGATTGGCCGTCCTTCAAAGAGAAGTtccttttctcatttttaaacgAAGACCATAAAGAAGTTGCTGCTCAGAAGCTGGCAAATTGTCGACAAAGGGTTAATGAAAATATAAGAGACTTTGCTTTTAATTACAGAGCGATGACATTAAAGATTAATCCTGAAATGCCTGAAAATGAGTTGGTGCAAGCAACGCTGAGAAACTGTAATCCGAGATTGGCTTCACTGTTGAGAGGAACTGTAAAAACTGTGAATGATCTGGTTCGTCTCGGAACCCAAATAGAGAAGGACTGGACAGAGAGCAAGAGGAGATGGAATCAG GAGAAAGTATGGCAGAGACTGAGGCAGAAAGATGAGCAGTTGACCAAAAGTGCTCAAATGTTCATGCTCGCCAATGGCCAGAGTCAGAAAACCCAAGGTAAAGTGTGCTGGCAATGTGAAATATATGGAGTGAAACAGGAGATCACATTTTATGTGATGGAGGATGAGAATTTGGCCGTTCCTGTCATCTTGGGGGTGGATTTTCTCAAAAAGGCTGGAGTAGTTATTGATTTTAATGCTTCACGAGTATATCTGCCGGATGTTAACTCTAGTCACCCTATGTGTTTTAATGACGTGCACGAGCCTGCCTCTATCCAGTTTTATGTCGCACAAGGAGAAGGAGCGATGCACAATGAGGAAGAGTTGAAGTTGATCGACCAGGCTGTGGAAAGCTCCAATGCTTCAGCTCAGGTAAAGAGTCAGTTGAAAGCTCTTATGTACAATTGGCCTTCAGTATGTACACTTAAGCTTGGTCGTACAAATTGTATTAGGCATGAGATAAAAACAACTGACGAACTGCCTTTACGGAAAAAACCATACAGAGTCTCGAGGGCTAAGAATGATTTTATTGAAGAGCAGGTTAAGGAGCTACTGCAACAGAAGATTATCAGACCTTCTACGTCACCCTGGGCTTCACCTGTGGTAGTGGTAGATAAAAAAGATGGAGGATCACGGTTATGTGTTGATTATCGTGGGCTCAATGCAAAAACTCACCTAGATCCTTATCCCATGCCTCAGATAACGGATATTCTTGATTCTCTCCAATCAGCTAAAGTGTTCAGCACATTGGATTTAAAGTGTGGATATTGGCAAGTTGAGATGAATCCAGCGAGTGTGGAAAAAACGCTTTCGTTACAGCTTCAGGAATATATGAATTCTTGTGTCTCCCGTTTGGCCTCAAAAACGCAGCAGCATCTTTCCAAAGGTTAA